atacagtcTATCTTGTGATAACAAAGACAGGAACatccacccacaaaacactcaaagaatatggttgcctcaatatggttcccaatcagagacaatgaaaatcacctgcctctgattaagaaccgcctcaaggcaaccatagactttcctagacaaccctactcagccacaatcccaatacctactaaaaccccaatacaaaaacaaaccacaaaataaacccatgtcacaccctggcctgaccaaataaatgaagacaaacatacatacttcgaccagggcgtgacaccttctCTCTGACGGACACCGGACACCCTCAAGTCTTTGTTAAACAGGTGGAACAGGAAGCCATCATTGGTTAAAGGTATGTGCAGGGCTATAAAAGCTCAGTCTTGCAAGGGGACAATTGAAGTCTGGTGTACAACTAATCGTATACTGTAGATCTACAGAGACATCATGAGAGTCACTGCAGCCGTCCTATTGGTCCTCTGTCTCCTGACCATCAGTCATGGTAAGTAACCATCATCTGAAACATGCTTGATCAACTTGAAATTGATCATCAAGTTCACTCCATAATGTCATCCTCCTTGTTGTCTGTGTGCTCGACTCATGTCTTTGTCTCCAAAGCCTGGGACTGTCAGGAGGTAGTAAACATCAAGAATCTGATGCAGATCGATGCAGGACTGGGACAAGTGGTTGCTACGGACACAAGTCAAATCCCCTACTACCTGGTAGGTGATAAATGGATCCGCCTGCCTGGTTCCCTGAAGCATATCACTGTAGGACCAGCAGGGATCTGGGGTGTCAACAAGGACTATGCAATCTACAAGTTTGTGGCTGGTAACTGGGTGCAAGCTGCAGGTTAGTGGAGAGAATTACTCAATATTCATCCAGACGACACCTGCTTCTTAGCTTTCCTGATACCATCAGGCTGTTGAAAACATTTTAAATTGTAAACGTGTAGGTTATTTGGCAGTACTCACAGATATGTGCTCCTTATTTgcttgtccgtctgtctgtctgtctttgtggtCTTCAGGCCTTCTGAAGCAGTTGGATGCTGGAGGTGAACAGTTTATTGTGGGGGCCAACATGGACGATACTCCATTCTGTCTGACACGTAGTGCCACAGTTGGCTACAAGGGTTCAGGCTCACCTCTTCCATGGACAGGATTGCCAGGAGCTGTGAAGTACTACAGCTGTGGACCCTTTGGGTGCTGGGCAGTCAACAAGAATGATGATATCTTCTTAATGAGTGTAAGATCTGGGAAAGAGTGTGAGAGCTGGAGTATAGTAGTAGAGGATGGAGAGTGTCAGTTATTCTAAAACTGTTTCATATTATATCTGTTGTAATTGTCCTAAAACACTGATTGAATCTGTTTGTTTCCAGCTGAATCAAGACTGTCAAAACAACGGGTGGAGTCACATTGACGGCAAGCTTTCCATGATTGAGGTGGCAACTGATGGTAGTGTCTTTGGGGTCAACTCTGTAGGCCATGTTTATACCAGGTAAGGTTACTACTGAACTATGTGTATAATAATGGTATACCTTTAATTATAATTATTATCCTTACTGTACATGCTTTGTGAAGCTCTTTACACAACTAGTAAAATACTGtagatacataaataaaatcagtcAAATATAACCAGATCTAAACTTATAGGACTTATAAAGACATGTGTAGACATTGTAAGATGAAGTATGTAAAAGTGGGATGTCCTGTATAGCTACAGTTTGGGATAAAAACAACAACTTCCCAGACACCCCACCacttgttttggtaaacagctgaggaatGTAGttagagaaatgtaaccactctcaaattcatacatGGAGCTACGGATGCAAAGACAGAtcaattatttgttttttttaaatgtaacatgTTTTTTAAAGCTATACATTGTTTGTTTACAAACAATTGAGGAAAAGCTTACATTTTAGCTTCTGATGTGGTTGAATAAAGCTCAAGAGGCAGAAGTTATATTTTTCAAAAATCTATGGTTATATTCAATTATTacagtccaaaaatggatgtacttAAAATAATGGATAAGCTTTAAAACATGAACCTCAACCCTTTCTTCAACACAGAAACGGCATCACAGCCAGTAAACCAGAGGGCACCGGATGGAGCAATATCCCAATGTCCATGCACATGGGCCACGTGACCTATGACCTGGGCCGTCTTTGGGTCATCTCCAAGTCTGGAGTCACCATGGTGTGCACACCTTAGCCTCTCCTCTGCGTCTAAATGCCGTTCGGGATCTGTCTAAAGTTCACTTGCTAACTCATTGATCTCTCTTTCTGGAACAGCCTTCTGCTTGAGAATGCCCAACATTAGTTGTAAGGAATCCTTCATTCTAAAACCTACTACTAACTATACTTTTCAGTACTTCATCTCTGTCAATAGTAATCACTGATCTTAATGATCTTGCTTCAGAGGTTATTCATAGAGATGGATGGAATCCTTTTTAATGCTTATTATCTCATTATATAACCATTtcctgtaaaaaaaataaagcatTCAGTTTGAGGCTATTGTAATTTCCGTGTCTCTTTTTTTCATATTGAACAGGGGGATTTTTGTTTGCTCTGCCAGTgacgattttagcatgtacatcttggtgCGGGAAACTCAACAAATTGTTTGAGATACattccagcaaagccactacacaacacaaccttaaaccagtggtggaaaaagtacttcattgtcatacttgagtaaaagtaaagatgccttaataggaaatgactcaagtgaaagtcaccaagTAAAATACTACTAGTAAATAGAATAGCTAAAATATagataagtatcaaaagtaaaagtaaaacttCCTTATTTTAAGTAAACCAGACGACACAATAAAAAAATGTACAGATCGCTAGGGGCAtactctaacactcagacaaCATTTATAAACAATGCATGTGTGTTTAATGagtaccagatcagaggcagtaaggatgaccagggatgttctctgatAAGGGTGTGAATCGAACCATTTACTTTTGGGTGCCAGAGaatatgtatggagtaaaaagtacatttttttttttttaggaatgtagtgaagtaaaagtacaagttggcaaaaatataaattgtaaagtacagataggggcggcagggtagccttgtggttagagtgttggactagaaccggaaggttgcaagttcaaacacccgagctgacaaggtacaaatctgtcgttctgcccctgaacaggcagttaacccactgttcctaggccgtcattgaaaataagaatttgttaactgacttgcctggttaaataaaggtaaaataaataccaAAAAAATGACTTAGTAGtacattaaagtatttttacttaagtactttacaccactgcattaaACAAAcctgcactattgtaaagtgactgttctactggatgtcataaggtgaatgcaccaatttgtaagtcgctctggataagagcgtctgctaaatgacttaaatgtaatgtaatccaTTAATTGCAGTATAAGAGTGACAGACAGTGCCCACATAccgttagggcctacataaagctatGCAGACAGCAGAGCTTTCCTTTctgcaccatggagtgaatccttaccaccaatACACCTGACTATCAGCGGAGCctggcaacctggtctcagagtaattagtattctgtatgtaaatctgagaccactatttagtatgatatgttacatttcgtatttcgtattcatttgtggatgtccattacCATTTTCAtacgatatgttacgaattatcatttgtattatatgttacgaaCTTGCAAAGCGTACATTATGTTACATATTCTggttagctggctaacgttagcttgacAGCTAATGTTAGATAGGCTAGGTTAGGgattaagtttaggagttaggttaaagggttaaggttaggggaagggttagctaacatgttaagtAGTTGTGAAGTtcctaataaataataaatagttGCAGTAGCTAATTAGCTAAATTGCTAAAGCTAgccgtgatgagattcaaacgcgttatacacccacccatccacccagacTTAAGTAATCATGTGTCAAACCAAacctaacatatcatactaagtTGATTGTCCCAGACTTATgtttatgagaccaggctgtgcaTCATCTGGCAGCAATACAGTTAATTTGGCATAATTCACTGCATTTTATAAAAACAGCTGTATGGCAGACTTGCTTAAATAAATATGGTTTCTACGGATTCCTTGTGGATTTGTGTAACTCAATAATCACATTCTGCGTCAATAATAGTGAATGCCtgttatgcacgtgagtgaggacccaaaagcggtttaacaaatacagagtcctttaatgtcaaaacacagggaagacatagatcctcttcagatgtatataatggcaaaatagacaacccgcagagagggcgacaaatgaatcataaagtccttctgatatttacagaagagtccccttcttaacagcagaggagaatagctgggtgaGAGTctccttcttagcagcagaggagaatagctgggttagagtccccttcttagcagcagaggagaatagctgggttagagtccccttcttagcagcagaggagaatagctgggtgagcggcgacagactgctggtctctctgggtaggcgtgggtcgtagaggacagaggtacctgatcacacgtagcatcagatgaacaggcagattccgacaggacaagggtgaagcaaacgagacgatagtttggttctggcatgagaaactcaaacgagaatctgacaaagacagaagcaggaacagagagagaaatagagacctaatcagagggaaaaagggaacaggtgggaaaagggtgaacgaggtagttagagaacatgaggaacagctgggggaaggagaggaagagaaggtaacctaatacgaccagcagacagagacggagtgaagagaaagaacaggaacaagacataatatgacaatacatgacaataccGACATGAGTTTAGGCTTTTGaaccacacacaaacattatTACATTTATGTTCAGTAAATTCATAATGTTTGTTCTGATCATTAGCAAACGATCTGCGACGAGGTAGGCCTATTCCTTTAGTACTTTCAAAATGGACACCGCCAGAAATTCAGATGTTATTTCAGATAAATTCAGCAATGTAATGAGTCCTTAACTTCACTCTTCTTTAaatcaccacagacagacagacacagagagagagagagttatatggAGCTACGgatgttcctaggctgtcattgaaaataagaatttgttcttaactgacttgcctggttaaataaaggtaaaataaattaaaaataaaattggCGTCGGCCAGTGCTTACTAGGGTGTAGAGTACCATGTAGGCCATCAAAGGAAATGTATAAATAATGTGTTAGAGCCACCGTTTGTAAAACAGGCTGTTGTGTCATACATTTTATCTCCTgcctgtaggctacagaaaaggcTACATACTATTTCTACCATATACTATATCCAGGTACGGGATCAAGTGCGTGAACCAACATTTTTTATGGGCTtaatcatagaattacatatacagtccctaaggatctctgtgggcctagtcaaaaatattttttgtttaaCTTATATGTTTAACAAATATGTTACCTTTTACTGTGGAACAAacaatgttttcatctgattgtcaaactaTAATTTCAAAGGGCTCCTCCATAGGCCACCCGCACATGTTTATCCACTTGCAAGATATTTCCAGCTTCCAAATAGTGGTGAGTGGAAAGAGACATC
This is a stretch of genomic DNA from Oncorhynchus gorbuscha isolate QuinsamMale2020 ecotype Even-year unplaced genomic scaffold, OgorEven_v1.0 Un_scaffold_2648, whole genome shotgun sequence. It encodes these proteins:
- the LOC124026217 gene encoding fish-egg lectin-like produces the protein MRVTAAVLLVLCLLTISHAWDCQEVVNIKNLMQIDAGLGQVVATDTSQIPYYLVGDKWIRLPGSLKHITVGPAGIWGVNKDYAIYKFVAGNWVQAAGLLKQLDAGGEQFIVGANMDDTPFCLTRSATVGYKGSGSPLPWTGLPGAVKYYSCGPFGCWAVNKNDDIFLMSLNQDCQNNGWSHIDGKLSMIEVATDGSVFGVNSVGHVYTRNGITASKPEGTGWSNIPMSMHMGHVTYDLGRLWVISKSGVTMVCTP